In the genome of Chroococcidiopsis sp. TS-821, the window GCTGCCTTCAAGTATTGTCCTAATCTACTTGCGTAGAGCTATACTATCGAAACCGTACGCCTGTGGATGAGGATTCTGTAGAGTTTTCCTTTCCCAAGTGAGGAAAGAAACGATGTTTTTAAACGGTGTCTTGATCATCAAACGTCCCCTGTAGGCTTTGCTACCATTGCACCATGATTTTTTATTTTTTGAATTCATAGTGTTATGGTTCGAGCCGATCGTCCTGTTGTTGAACGTTTTAGCCGCGTTGATCGCCGCCTGTTGAAGCAATTTTGGGCGATCGCCAAGCTGTACTGGTTTTCGGAAGAACGGTGGAAAGCGCGGGGAATACTAGCCCTGCTGCTCGTTTTGCTGATCTCCTTCACCGTGATGAATGCGGTACTCAATTTCGTTGGGCGCGATTTTTTCACAGCTTTGTCTGAACGCAACGTGCCAGAGTTTTACCGGATGGTCTTAATTTACTTTGGCGTGTTTGTAGTTGCGATTCCAGTTAGCGTTTTTTATGTGTATGTGCGCGATAAGCTCGGTTTGTACTGGCGACAGTGGTTGACAACATACTTCCTCGATCGCTACTTCCACAACCGAGCTTACTACGATATCAACGCCATCAGTGCGATCGACAACCCAGATCAGCGGATTTCCGAAGATATTCGCGCCTTCACGGTGAGTAGTCTGCGCTTTCTGACGACGATCGTCTTTTCCGCTAGCCAGCTTATTGCCTTTTCTGGCATCCTCTGGTCAATTTCTATTCCTCTGGTGCTGGTGCTGGTAGGCTATGCAGCAGTGGGAACCATTGGGACGGTCTGGTTTGGGAAGCGGTTGATTGGGTTGAACTATAACCAATTGCGGCGGGAAGCCGACTTCCGGTATGGACTGGTTCGCGTCCGAGATAATGCCGAATCGATCGCTTTTTACCGAGGGGAAGAACAGGAATCCAATCAAGTGAAACGTCGCTTTTCTGAAGCTATTCGCAACTTTAATTTCTTGATTGGCTGGCAGCGAAACCTGAATTTCTTCACCACGGGCTACGATTACCTGATTATCGTTCTGCCGTTTCTGGTGATGGCTCCTCTGTACTTCGCCGAACAGGTGGAGTTTGGAGTGGTAACGCAGGCG includes:
- a CDS encoding ABC transporter ATP-binding protein/permease, with the protein product MVRADRPVVERFSRVDRRLLKQFWAIAKLYWFSEERWKARGILALLLVLLISFTVMNAVLNFVGRDFFTALSERNVPEFYRMVLIYFGVFVVAIPVSVFYVYVRDKLGLYWRQWLTTYFLDRYFHNRAYYDINAISAIDNPDQRISEDIRAFTVSSLRFLTTIVFSASQLIAFSGILWSISIPLVLVLVGYAAVGTIGTVWFGKRLIGLNYNQLRREADFRYGLVRVRDNAESIAFYRGEEQESNQVKRRFSEAIRNFNFLIGWQRNLNFFTTGYDYLIIVLPFLVMAPLYFAEQVEFGVVTQANSAFSQVLSAVSVIVVQFESLSAFAAGIRRLAAFYETLDTLADEQPQRDSVTDTALSTINTETDSRLAIENLTLLTPNRQRTLVQNLSMSLQPREGLLIVGQSGVGKSSLLRAIAGLWKAGTGKIVCPESSEMLFLPQRPYMILGSLREQLLYPNTDVQFDNDKLMQVLEQVNLADLPDRVSGFDIELDWSNLLSLGEQQRLAIARMLLTRPRYAILDEATSALDLKNESLIYQKIRETAAIYISVGHRASLLRYHEHVLKLESENQWQLLPTDQFVEGMKADVESDISLTVG